The following coding sequences lie in one Microtus ochrogaster isolate Prairie Vole_2 chromosome 6, MicOch1.0, whole genome shotgun sequence genomic window:
- the Chdh gene encoding choline dehydrogenase, mitochondrial: MWSVLRGWRRGCARPHGALAWAVLGQSRYPCSRAVASAAAGATSVDQDEFSFVVVGAGSAGCVLASRLTEDPSHRVLLLEAGPKDLLMGSKRLQWKIHMPAALVANLCDDRYNWYYHTEAQPGLDGRVLYWPRGRVWGGSSSLNAMVYIRGHAEDYNRWHREGAEGWDYAHCLPYFRKAQRHELGANRYRGGDGPLHVSRGKTNHPLHQAFLQAAHQAGYPFTEDMNGFQQEGFGWMDMTIHQGKRWSTACAYLHPALSRPNLRTEVQTLVSRVLFEGTRAVGVEYFKNGQSHKAYASKEVILSGGAINSPQLLMLSGIGNADDLKKLGIPVVCHLPGVGQNLQDHLEIYIQQACTRPITLHSAQKPLRRVCIGLEWLWRFTGDGATAHLETGGFIRSRPGIPHPDIQFHFLPSQVIDHGRKPTQQDAYQVHVGTMRGTSVGWLKLRSANPRDHPVIQPNYLSTETDIQDFRQCVRLTREIFAQEALAPFRGKELQPGSHVQSDKEIDAFVRAKADSAYHPSCTCKMGQPSDPTAVVDLQTRVLGVENLRVVDASIMPSVVSGNLNAPTIMIAEKAADIIKGYPALWDKDVPVYQPQTLATQR; encoded by the exons ATGTGGTCAGTCctcagaggctggaggagaggaTGCGCGAGACCGCATGGAGCCTTGGCATGGGCTGTGCTGGGTCAGTCACGCTACCCCTGCAGCCGTGCTGTGGCCAGTGCCGCAGCCGGTGCCACCTCCGTGGACCAGGATGAGTTCAGCTTTGTGGTGGTGGGTGCAGGCTCTGCTGGCTGTGTGCTCGCCAGTCGGCTCACTGAGGACCCAAGCCATCGGGTGCTGCTGCTAGAGGCAGGTCCCAAGGACTTGTTGATGGGGAGCAAGCGACTCCAGTGGAAGATCCACATGCCTGCCGCCCTTGTGGCCAACCTATGCGATGACAGGTACAACTGGTACTACCACACGGAAGCACAGCCAGGCCTGGATGGCCGTGTTCTGTACTGGCCGCGAGGCAGGGTCTGGGGGGGATCCTCATCCCTCAACGCCATGGTCTACATCCGTGGACATGCCGAGGACTATAACCGCTGGCATCGCGAAGGTGCTGAGGGTTGGGACTACGCACACTGCCTGCCCTACTTCCGCAAGGCACAGAGACATGAGCTGGGAGCCAACAGGTACCGAGGTGGTGATGGGCCACTGCACGTGTCTCGGGGCAAGACCAACCACCCTCTTCACCAGGCCTTCCTTCAGGCTGCACATCAGGCTGGCTACCCCTTCACCGAAGACATGAATGGCTTCCAACAGGAGGGCTTTGGCTGGATGGATATGACCATCCACCAAG GGAAGCGCTGGAGCACAGCCTGCGCCTACTTGCACCCAGCATTGAGCCGCCCCAACCTCAGGACTGAGGTCCAGACccttgtgagcagagtgctattTGAGGGCACACGCGCAGTGGGCGTGGAGTACTTCAAGAATGGGCAGAGCCACAAG GCTTATGCCAGCAAGGAGGTGATCCTGAGTGGGGGCGCCATCAACTCTCCACAGCTGCTCATGCTCTCTGGCATTGGAAATGCAGACGACCTCAAGAAGCTGGGTATCCCTGTGGTGTGCCACCTGCCTG GAGTTGGGCAGAACCTGCAAGACCACCTGGAGATCTACATTCAGCAGGCATGCACACGGCCCATCACTCTCCACTCGGCCCAGAAGCCTCTGCGGAGGGTTTGCATTGGACTGGAGTGGCTCTGGAGGTTCACAG GGGATGGAGCCACGGCCCATCTTGAAACAGGAGGGTTCATCCGCAGCCGGCCCGGGATCCCTCACCCAGATATTCAGTTTCACTTCCTGCCATCCCAAGTGATTGACCACGGGCGGAAACCCACCCAGCAGGATGCTTACCAG GTACACGTGGGAACCATGAGGGGCACAAGTGTAGGCTGGCTCAAACTGAGAAGTGCCAACCCTCGGGACCACCCCGTGATTCAGCCCAACTACTTGTCAACAG AAACCGATATCCAGGACTTCCGTCAGTGTGTGAGATTGACCAGAGAAATTTTTGCCCAAGAAGCCTTGGCTCCCTTCCGGGGCAAAGAGCTACAGCCTGGAAGCCATGTCCAGTCAGACAAAGAGATAGATGCCTTTGTGCGGGCGAAAGCAGACAGTGCTTACCATCCCTCCTGTACCTGTAAGATGGGCCAGCCCTCTGACCCCACTGCTGTGGTCGACCTGCAAACCAGGGTCCTCGGGGTAGAAAACCTCAGAGTCGTTGATGCTTCCATCATGCCCAGCGTGGTCAGTGGCAACCTGAACGCTCCCACAATAATGATTGCAGAGAAAGCAGCTGACATTATTAAGGGGTATCCTGCACTCTGGGACAAGGATGTTCCTGTCTACCAGCCGCAGACTCTGGCCACCCAGCGTTAA